One Phycisphaerae bacterium genomic window carries:
- a CDS encoding AAA family ATPase translates to MLDEIQFAPELVAAIKRRVDRKRTPGQYVLTGSPQGSVLKSASESLAGPVVFLDLEGFSLAEIAEATTAEHWLRRHLDDPDGFVVELRAGIERIELPRTVYKQLGWGVLPEANVSRGAINLSGDTRNLRGSARYGACVRYRLDAEPSTSDVARSTQAVTVIGLRVVGHEDLPVLEFATNRIAHVRPGAVGLDHKLRAPRAALVGADDAANPIGYSSPGKNHEDAPVVQPDRPGGAIETAGECWWLAGHQLVGPGTRPTPAQCTAVRDGDRWRPCSAVV, encoded by the coding sequence GTGCTCGATGAGATTCAGTTCGCGCCCGAGCTCGTGGCGGCGATCAAGCGGCGCGTGGACCGCAAGCGAACCCCCGGCCAGTACGTGCTGACTGGCTCACCGCAAGGGTCGGTGCTCAAGTCAGCCAGCGAGTCGCTCGCCGGACCGGTGGTATTCCTGGACCTGGAGGGATTCAGCCTGGCGGAGATCGCCGAGGCGACGACGGCCGAGCACTGGTTGCGACGCCACCTCGACGATCCGGACGGCTTCGTGGTCGAACTTCGGGCGGGGATCGAGCGCATCGAGCTGCCGCGCACCGTGTACAAACAACTGGGGTGGGGCGTCCTGCCTGAAGCCAATGTGTCACGTGGCGCAATTAACCTGTCCGGTGACACCCGGAACCTGCGCGGGTCAGCGCGGTACGGCGCCTGCGTCCGATACCGTCTCGATGCGGAACCGAGCACCAGCGATGTAGCGCGTTCCACCCAGGCGGTTACCGTCATCGGCCTGCGCGTAGTAGGCCACGAAGATCTGCCCGTCCTCGAGTTCGCAACCAACCGGATAGCCCATGTCAGGCCCGGCGCTGTCGGCCTGGATCACAAACTCCGCGCTCCACGTGCGGCCCTCGTCGGCGCTGACGATGCCGCCAATCCCATAGGGTACTCTTCGCCGGGCAAAAATCACGAGGATGCGCCCGTCGTGCAGCCGGATCGGCCAGGGGGAGCGATAGAAACGGCCGGCGAGTGTTGGTGGCTGGCCGGCCACCAGCTCGTAGGGCCCGGTACGCGGCCGACCCCAGCACAGTGCACGGCCGTCCGTGATGGCGACCGGTGGCGCCCATGTAGCGCCGTCGTCTGA
- a CDS encoding sigma-70 family RNA polymerase sigma factor, which translates to MGTPRPNPDVTHCLELVSRGDQAAARELLPLVYQELRALAQSYLRERGGERSLNATAIVHEAFLRLAGSPAGGWEGRGHFFAVAAKAMRQIVVDHVRARRTAKRGRRCGRVALEGLISPDEAVEIDLLDLHECLTRLAALDPLQTQIVELRFFAGLTVDEVAKVIGSSKATIEREWRTARAWLGAELRKDRSDDA; encoded by the coding sequence ATGGGAACACCGCGACCCAATCCTGACGTGACCCACTGCCTCGAGCTGGTCAGCCGCGGCGACCAGGCGGCCGCCCGGGAGCTCTTGCCACTAGTCTACCAGGAGCTTCGCGCACTGGCGCAGAGTTACCTGCGCGAGCGCGGCGGTGAGCGTTCGCTGAACGCGACCGCCATTGTTCATGAGGCGTTCTTGCGGCTGGCTGGCTCGCCTGCGGGTGGGTGGGAAGGGCGGGGACATTTCTTTGCCGTCGCCGCCAAGGCGATGCGGCAGATCGTTGTGGATCATGTACGTGCCCGACGCACGGCGAAACGTGGCCGGCGTTGCGGCCGAGTCGCGCTCGAAGGCTTGATTTCACCCGACGAGGCTGTGGAAATCGATCTGCTTGATCTGCACGAGTGCTTGACGCGGCTCGCGGCGCTCGACCCGCTGCAAACCCAAATCGTTGAACTGCGCTTTTTTGCCGGGCTAACGGTCGACGAGGTCGCCAAGGTCATCGGGTCCTCCAAGGCCACCATCGAACGTGAATGGCGAACGGCGCGCGCGTGGCTGGGGGCCGAGTTGCGC
- a CDS encoding PEP-CTERM sorting domain-containing protein (PEP-CTERM proteins occur, often in large numbers, in the proteomes of bacteria that also encode an exosortase, a predicted intramembrane cysteine proteinase. The presence of a PEP-CTERM domain at a protein's C-terminus predicts cleavage within the sorting domain, followed by covalent anchoring to some some component of the (usually Gram-negative) cell surface. Many PEP-CTERM proteins exhibit an unusual sequence composition that includes large numbers of potential glycosylation sites. Expression of one such protein has been shown restore the ability of a bacterium to form floc, a type of biofilm.) translates to MNKRIVGAVLGIVAVAFSSSVSGFAGPIGAVGDLYLTSPNSGQVQQFDGTTYAYVGPFTQAGTLNAPVGLLFRPDGNLLVGGADPVSGNNVVKEYDNLGNFIRTFAQVNGRDLANGPGSDVLVAAASDGVLRFDGLTGAPLGSFTSGYTFTSAQGIGFAGPSGNLFALDQIGTSPASRIVEFDGSTGVYIRTIATNLVFPFDLGVGPNGNVFATQLQAFGAPADVTEYDPVSGALVGSYDTPNSTFGIGLDFNPASGRLLASMRNPDGFAEFAVGGGYLNTYLTAGFQPNKIAFKVPEPATLGLLLVSLILAGRRH, encoded by the coding sequence ATGAACAAGCGGATTGTTGGAGCGGTCCTCGGTATCGTGGCCGTCGCGTTTTCCTCAAGCGTCAGCGGGTTTGCGGGCCCAATCGGAGCAGTCGGAGACTTGTACCTGACCTCGCCCAACAGTGGGCAGGTCCAGCAGTTCGACGGAACGACGTACGCCTACGTGGGCCCCTTCACCCAGGCCGGCACGCTGAACGCCCCGGTCGGCCTGCTGTTCCGGCCCGATGGGAATTTGCTGGTCGGTGGCGCGGACCCGGTGTCCGGCAATAACGTCGTCAAGGAATACGACAATCTCGGCAACTTCATCCGCACATTCGCACAGGTAAACGGTCGCGACCTCGCCAACGGACCTGGATCGGATGTCCTGGTTGCCGCCGCCAGTGACGGCGTGCTGCGCTTCGATGGCTTGACGGGCGCGCCGCTCGGGTCCTTCACGAGCGGCTACACCTTCACATCGGCCCAGGGAATCGGGTTTGCCGGGCCGAGCGGCAACCTGTTCGCTCTGGACCAGATCGGCACGAGTCCCGCCAGCCGCATCGTCGAGTTCGACGGCAGCACCGGTGTGTACATCCGGACTATCGCGACCAACCTGGTTTTTCCCTTCGACCTGGGCGTCGGGCCGAACGGGAACGTGTTTGCCACGCAGCTTCAGGCGTTCGGCGCACCAGCGGATGTGACCGAATACGACCCTGTCAGCGGGGCCCTCGTCGGCAGTTACGATACGCCCAACAGCACGTTTGGAATTGGCTTGGATTTCAATCCCGCGTCGGGCCGTCTGCTGGCGAGCATGCGCAACCCCGACGGCTTTGCCGAATTCGCCGTCGGTGGCGGGTATCTCAATACGTACCTGACGGCCGGATTTCAGCCGAACAAGATCGCCTTCAAGGTTCCCGAGCCGGCTACGCTCGGTTTGCTGCTGGTCAGCCTGATTCTGGCCGGGCGGCGACACTAG
- a CDS encoding PQQ-binding-like beta-propeller repeat protein, producing the protein MEPKRHGLRWLLVVAACFPLASVKAWAENWPHWRGPAYNGSSAETGLPAEWSKTENVAWSVPLPGPSGATPVIWDNYVFVSSTDLKNQALLAVAVDRKTGSVLWQRQIASGIRRDERTTLANPSPSTDGKRVIFFYGNGELVAFDFQGVKLWSRNIETDYGQFAFLWAFSSTPLLFGNVLYLQVLQRDVPVNGRGRADGPNDSYLLAMNPDTGKELWRHIRPTDAVAESRESYASPLPFTVGDRAELLLVGGDCLTGHDPATGKELWRSASWNPDRSTIWRQVASPVAGTGVILGCPPRAAVHAVRARGATGTADAEVVWKAEEAMSVDVPTPLFYQGDFFVLSDLRKTLSRVEPATGKVKWSIKAPGRAKYEASPTGADGRVYLINSSGAVSVVNAENGVVLRTIPMGEDEEDMVRSTVAVAQGQLFIRTSQRLYCVGRKQGLGTGADRVRCAAGQPPR; encoded by the coding sequence ATGGAACCGAAGAGACACGGTTTGCGCTGGCTGTTGGTGGTCGCGGCGTGCTTCCCGCTCGCCTCGGTGAAGGCCTGGGCCGAGAATTGGCCGCATTGGCGTGGCCCAGCCTACAATGGGTCCAGCGCTGAGACCGGCTTGCCTGCCGAATGGTCAAAAACGGAGAATGTCGCTTGGAGTGTGCCGTTGCCCGGGCCCAGCGGCGCGACACCGGTGATCTGGGACAACTACGTATTCGTCTCCTCCACCGACTTGAAGAACCAGGCGCTCCTGGCGGTGGCCGTGGATCGCAAAACCGGTTCCGTGCTGTGGCAACGTCAAATAGCCAGCGGAATTCGGCGCGACGAGCGAACCACCTTGGCCAATCCATCCCCTTCCACCGATGGCAAGCGGGTCATCTTCTTCTACGGGAATGGCGAGTTGGTCGCCTTCGACTTCCAGGGCGTCAAGCTCTGGTCCCGCAATATCGAAACCGACTACGGCCAGTTTGCGTTCCTCTGGGCCTTCTCAAGCACGCCCCTTCTGTTCGGGAACGTCCTTTATCTGCAGGTTCTACAGCGCGACGTCCCAGTGAATGGCCGGGGACGGGCGGATGGTCCGAACGATTCGTACCTGTTGGCCATGAATCCCGACACAGGTAAGGAACTCTGGCGGCACATCCGTCCGACCGACGCCGTAGCCGAATCGCGCGAGTCGTACGCATCTCCCCTGCCGTTTACGGTGGGTGATCGGGCGGAGTTGTTGTTGGTCGGCGGCGATTGCCTCACGGGCCATGATCCCGCCACCGGCAAAGAGCTTTGGCGCTCCGCCTCCTGGAATCCCGACCGCAGCACTATTTGGCGTCAGGTCGCGTCGCCCGTGGCCGGGACTGGGGTCATTCTGGGTTGCCCGCCGAGGGCTGCTGTTCATGCCGTCAGGGCAAGAGGGGCGACGGGCACTGCCGATGCGGAAGTGGTTTGGAAAGCCGAGGAGGCGATGTCGGTGGACGTGCCCACGCCCTTGTTCTATCAGGGCGATTTCTTCGTGCTCAGCGATCTGCGCAAGACCCTCTCGCGCGTCGAACCGGCCACCGGCAAGGTCAAGTGGTCGATCAAAGCACCGGGGCGCGCCAAGTACGAGGCCTCCCCAACCGGTGCGGATGGGCGGGTCTACTTGATCAACTCCAGCGGCGCGGTGTCGGTGGTGAACGCCGAGAATGGCGTGGTCCTCCGGACGATTCCGATGGGGGAGGATGAGGAGGACATGGTCCGCTCCACAGTCGCCGTTGCCCAGGGCCAATTATTCATCCGAACGAGCCAACGACTGTACTGTGTCGGCCGAAAGCAGGGGCTCGGCACGGGCGCGGACCGTGTTCGTTGTGCTGCTGGGCAACCACCACGGTAG